The Nitrosomonas sp. sh817 genome includes a window with the following:
- a CDS encoding sensor histidine kinase, which produces MFLTKDDRKISIIGALLLLGLTLTTGITVYNAMRQQIETVLGRGLTGALDGKALLFETRIEKGIEDTRALSLRPFIVQFMVELNENLENETARNNLTRNVNSLTQIGFSAAVIYDRNNNVLSQVGTFSSYENPVIPLDAEGNVKLIWDNSFVLQTTVDVFNQGHKIGKITSEMKLPNLTRSFMEIKSAGSSAELLICAKLPQNYRTLACLIRDSSTVRFTHISTNIDRDHISPKEMALSGKSGVASALDYRNVPVIEAFTSLPTLGLLMTLKLNQEELFLPVNDKLKDIILYLVAMISAEILLLNWFIRKLINSEKAARQAKIKAEEYSTELTKKEKELRERLKEMTCLYEIRRTMELEVSIDGVCQKILKYLNAALQSPDTSASEIVVNDKRYVSEDHDKKRLIEADSSNIIEIFKPARQSERRAIFNAFIQSDIFIDHENKGYIRIYYERDVPDSRVEEQKLIDAIASDLESWIEFRKLEEALVSVAEGQVHKIGQELHDNIGQQIAAVAFQAGALELQVSDAQVPRAQLTELAASIVEQTQSLVINIKQLSKVLLPFELEANGLVTALETLATGVSATYNVECRFESNLGEEDLGSVIALNLYRVAQEAVNNAMTHGKAEHILISLMVNEAEKKLIHLMIRDDGHGFDESHIKNNFFSGMGIKIMHYRAKQLNGKLTILKRNESGIEVHFIVPLDQGENA; this is translated from the coding sequence GTGTTTTTGACGAAGGATGACCGCAAAATCAGCATTATTGGTGCTTTGTTATTATTGGGATTGACGCTGACCACCGGGATTACTGTTTATAACGCAATGCGGCAGCAAATTGAAACGGTTTTAGGCAGAGGATTGACCGGAGCATTGGATGGTAAGGCGCTGTTATTTGAAACGAGAATAGAAAAAGGCATTGAAGATACCCGGGCATTATCTTTGCGGCCATTTATCGTTCAATTTATGGTGGAGTTAAATGAGAATCTTGAGAATGAAACTGCGCGCAATAATCTAACCCGTAATGTCAATTCCCTTACCCAGATAGGTTTTAGCGCTGCAGTAATTTATGATCGAAATAATAATGTGCTATCTCAAGTCGGGACTTTCAGTTCTTATGAAAACCCTGTAATTCCTCTGGATGCGGAAGGCAATGTGAAGCTTATTTGGGATAATTCCTTTGTTTTGCAAACAACGGTGGATGTTTTTAATCAGGGCCATAAGATCGGGAAAATTACATCCGAGATGAAATTGCCGAATCTGACCAGGAGTTTCATGGAAATTAAGTCGGCTGGCAGCAGCGCGGAATTATTGATTTGCGCTAAATTACCGCAGAATTACCGGACGCTTGCCTGCCTCATCAGGGATTCGAGTACGGTCCGTTTTACCCACATCAGCACGAATATAGACAGAGATCATATTTCTCCAAAAGAAATGGCGCTTTCCGGTAAAAGCGGTGTCGCGTCGGCGCTGGATTATCGCAATGTTCCCGTGATCGAAGCGTTTACGTCGTTACCGACATTGGGATTATTGATGACTTTGAAGCTGAATCAAGAAGAATTGTTTTTGCCGGTTAATGACAAACTGAAAGATATTATCCTGTATTTGGTGGCCATGATTTCCGCTGAAATCTTGCTGTTGAATTGGTTTATCAGGAAGCTGATCAACTCCGAGAAAGCAGCAAGGCAGGCGAAAATTAAAGCTGAAGAATATTCCACTGAATTAACCAAAAAGGAAAAAGAGCTGCGCGAAAGATTAAAGGAAATGACGTGTCTTTATGAGATACGGCGAACCATGGAGCTGGAGGTGTCGATTGATGGGGTATGCCAGAAAATCCTGAAGTATTTGAATGCGGCTTTGCAATCTCCCGATACCAGCGCAAGCGAGATTGTCGTTAATGACAAACGTTATGTTTCCGAAGATCATGATAAAAAGCGGCTGATCGAAGCGGATTCTTCCAATATTATTGAAATTTTTAAACCTGCCAGGCAATCCGAAAGGAGAGCGATATTCAATGCTTTTATTCAATCCGACATATTCATCGATCATGAAAATAAAGGCTATATACGAATTTACTATGAACGGGATGTGCCGGATTCCCGTGTTGAAGAACAGAAGCTCATCGATGCAATCGCAAGCGATTTGGAAAGCTGGATTGAATTCAGGAAATTGGAAGAGGCTCTAGTGTCGGTGGCCGAGGGGCAGGTGCATAAAATCGGACAAGAGTTACATGACAATATCGGCCAGCAGATCGCAGCAGTTGCATTTCAGGCTGGCGCATTGGAATTGCAAGTCAGCGATGCCCAAGTTCCGCGCGCTCAATTGACCGAATTAGCGGCTTCGATCGTAGAGCAAACACAAAGCCTCGTGATAAATATTAAACAGCTTTCAAAAGTACTATTACCGTTCGAACTGGAGGCTAATGGATTGGTGACTGCGCTTGAGACACTCGCAACCGGCGTCAGTGCAACTTATAATGTCGAGTGCCGGTTTGAAAGTAATCTTGGCGAGGAAGATCTGGGCAGCGTTATTGCGCTTAATCTGTATAGGGTGGCTCAGGAAGCAGTTAACAATGCGATGACGCATGGCAAAGCGGAGCATATTCTGATTTCTTTAATGGTCAATGAAGCGGAAAAGAAATTGATCCATCTCATGATTCGTGATGATGGTCACGGGTTTGATGAATCCCATATAAAGAACAATTTTTTCTCCGGCATGGGAATAAAAATCATGCATTACCGCGCAAAACAATTGAATGGGAAATTGACAATCCTCAAGCGTAACGAAAGCGGCATCGAAGTGCATTTTATCGTCCCGCTGGATCAAGGTGAAAATGCCTAA
- a CDS encoding response regulator transcription factor, which translates to MPKSKVMIVDDHAMIRHGMAMLINMEADMEVACEAGDGPEAIEVLQKNAPVDILILDVSLKTVSGLEIIKTIRSMYPLLPVLFISMHDESVYAERALRSGARGYVMKQEPRNILITAIREVLKGNIFISKSIQEQVLKRIATRGYDQEATVSALTPSEFEIFHLIGLGYNTHEISNLLSRSIKTIETHRFNIRTKLKLKDTGELIRYATKWFTDQK; encoded by the coding sequence ATGCCTAAATCAAAAGTGATGATCGTTGACGATCACGCCATGATCCGGCACGGCATGGCGATGTTGATTAATATGGAAGCGGATATGGAGGTTGCTTGTGAAGCCGGAGATGGCCCGGAAGCTATCGAAGTTCTTCAAAAGAATGCGCCGGTTGATATTTTGATACTGGATGTTTCGCTCAAGACGGTTTCCGGGCTTGAAATAATCAAAACGATCCGTTCAATGTACCCGCTTTTGCCCGTTTTATTTATCTCCATGCACGATGAGTCGGTTTATGCGGAACGAGCCTTAAGGTCAGGCGCACGCGGGTATGTGATGAAACAAGAACCGCGAAATATATTGATAACTGCAATTCGTGAAGTACTGAAGGGCAATATTTTTATTAGTAAGAGTATTCAGGAGCAGGTATTGAAACGCATCGCAACGAGAGGTTACGATCAAGAAGCAACTGTAAGTGCACTGACTCCCAGCGAATTTGAGATCTTTCATTTGATCGGGTTGGGCTATAATACCCATGAAATATCAAACCTGCTATCTCGCAGTATCAAAACCATAGAAACCCATCGTTTTAATATCCGCACAAAACTCAAACTGAAAGATACAGGGGAGCTGATACGCTACGCTACCAAGTGGTTTACTGATCAGAAATAA
- a CDS encoding universal stress protein produces MYKKIYIAVDESEFSKQALAVATKMAQIFNSTLCIAHCISDDDSSSQEAGRGVLENAKANINGITVETKLLIADEQYGLNGISLAIAESATEWKADLLVVGTSNRKGLDRFFSGSVAEELVKKVDCSIMLVRIN; encoded by the coding sequence ATGTACAAAAAAATTTATATCGCAGTCGATGAAAGCGAATTCTCCAAGCAAGCACTGGCAGTCGCCACCAAGATGGCCCAGATTTTTAATAGCACTTTATGCATTGCACATTGCATTAGCGACGATGACTCATCCAGCCAGGAAGCGGGCCGTGGCGTATTGGAGAATGCAAAAGCCAATATCAACGGCATAACCGTTGAAACAAAACTTCTTATCGCGGATGAGCAATACGGTTTGAATGGAATCAGCTTAGCCATCGCCGAATCAGCCACGGAGTGGAAAGCCGATCTGCTCGTCGTCGGCACTTCAAACCGTAAGGGACTTGATCGATTCTTCTCCGGCTCCGTAGCAGAGGAACTGGTAAAGAAAGTCGATTGCTCCATCATGTTGGTAAGAATCAATTGA
- a CDS encoding SulP family inorganic anion transporter, with product MATHIENELTDKKQNLKEINMKQYGSAAFQAQYFFRDTAAGLITGAMAIPLSIGIAIMSDYPIKVGLATVAFASLIGWLFAWFRPGNFIGSPGIAAGLAPVLALGVASFGWENMAFCIFMTAVMQAIIWKFNWQRYLLVAVPVYLVEGLLAGVGLKIFMKFFEFTYEIPETMVTETFWNEARIQMVAISAAGLAFFLYLFSKFKDKQPAIPYFALIIGGVILAQFVSVPMIHVEDVDLHFKLPLPSEDVTVMMLVYMILFCAMLAIVDVIEQVMSNAAIEKIDPLKRKTSSNNSLLAIWVANLGSSFFHGMTNLDGLAKSTTNKLAGAMTKFSVLVIGAVVCFFMFNVQYLDFLPKFALAAIMLFTGYKMIAGLVHVTHYGTYALILAVVTAGLVFKVGIFEGLLVAMVIHGAIHYLVYTNHDQMPGKDVVKRYINNLKNSDNNSNLN from the coding sequence ATGGCAACGCATATAGAAAATGAATTAACAGATAAAAAACAGAATCTTAAAGAAATAAATATGAAGCAGTACGGATCGGCGGCTTTCCAGGCGCAATATTTTTTCCGTGATACTGCGGCAGGATTAATAACCGGCGCAATGGCTATCCCGCTATCTATCGGAATTGCCATTATGTCCGACTACCCAATCAAGGTAGGTCTCGCGACCGTGGCTTTCGCATCATTGATTGGCTGGTTATTCGCCTGGTTCAGACCCGGCAATTTCATCGGATCACCGGGAATTGCTGCAGGACTAGCCCCAGTTCTGGCATTGGGTGTCGCTTCTTTCGGCTGGGAAAACATGGCGTTTTGCATTTTCATGACCGCAGTCATGCAGGCGATCATCTGGAAATTTAATTGGCAGCGCTATTTGCTGGTGGCGGTGCCGGTGTATCTGGTGGAAGGTTTACTCGCGGGTGTAGGCTTAAAGATTTTCATGAAATTCTTTGAATTTACCTACGAAATTCCGGAAACCATGGTAACCGAAACTTTCTGGAATGAAGCGCGCATACAAATGGTGGCTATCTCAGCGGCTGGGCTTGCCTTCTTCCTTTATCTGTTCTCAAAATTTAAAGACAAGCAACCCGCAATTCCTTACTTTGCGCTCATCATTGGGGGTGTAATTCTGGCGCAATTCGTCAGTGTTCCGATGATCCATGTTGAGGATGTCGATCTTCATTTCAAATTACCTTTACCGTCAGAAGATGTCACGGTCATGATGCTCGTTTACATGATCCTCTTTTGCGCCATGCTGGCGATTGTCGACGTGATTGAACAAGTCATGAGCAATGCTGCAATTGAAAAAATCGATCCACTAAAACGCAAAACTAGCAGCAACAATAGCTTGCTGGCCATCTGGGTTGCCAATCTCGGGTCCAGTTTCTTCCATGGCATGACCAACCTGGATGGACTCGCAAAAAGCACGACCAACAAACTGGCGGGTGCAATGACGAAATTCTCGGTATTAGTCATTGGCGCAGTGGTGTGCTTCTTTATGTTTAATGTGCAGTATCTTGATTTTCTGCCGAAATTCGCATTAGCCGCAATCATGCTCTTCACCGGATACAAAATGATTGCCGGACTGGTGCACGTTACCCACTATGGAACCTATGCATTGATTCTGGCAGTGGTAACAGCGGGGCTAGTATTCAAGGTAGGCATTTTCGAGGGGCTGCTGGTTGCAATGGTTATTCACGGTGCAATCCATTATCTGGTTTACACCAATCATGATCAAATGCCCGGAAAAGATGTAGTCAAGCGATATATCAACAATCTTAAAAACAGCGACAACAACTCTAATCTGAATTAA
- a CDS encoding sensor domain-containing diguanylate cyclase, which translates to MRNKLHFRVSRIVTLGAIAFALVASVISYVRTQSDEFELMRKALEQLFSTVQRNAEIAAYLDSKDLAEEVVDSLSGNDIVSGVMLSSINGMVITSSWEDSDAGALRFPLYTPFPAFEQIGEVKIQMNEALLDSRVLKSAFEQMLILIILIAVISILILVLVLRVLTYPVQSIAANLHRIAPGDDNSLHCPKGHEEDEIGNLVNDINKLLQSARYTIKQEQFLRNRVENLEKHFRLIFERASAGIFLLDRHFHLNSINQAFKDIAGIAMKERRADKLKIYFPDLFYDVAVVRNLLEEVLKTGKQAACDLRLATLTTGGERWLHCLFSIVKNDDGDSLIEGLVIDVTERTFEMERILFESQHDALTQLLNRRAGEQRLDEMIRNANRSGSQILLMLIDLDGFKIINDSYGHEAGDKVLVEVSRRMQSIIRKEDILIRLGGDEFVIGFPIKDGGIDESEQVVNKLQQQLTTEIVLGDGLPVAIGASIGIALFPRDGTDLGSLMAHADNAMYQMKKQREKPVKKLLLLP; encoded by the coding sequence ATGCGCAATAAACTCCATTTTCGTGTCTCCCGCATCGTGACATTGGGCGCCATTGCGTTCGCCCTCGTGGCTTCCGTTATCTCCTACGTCCGCACGCAATCTGATGAATTCGAATTGATGAGGAAAGCGCTTGAGCAGTTGTTTTCCACAGTTCAACGCAATGCGGAAATCGCTGCTTATCTGGACAGCAAGGACCTTGCCGAAGAAGTTGTCGATAGCCTATCCGGAAACGATATCGTTTCCGGTGTCATGCTATCCAGTATTAACGGCATGGTAATCACATCGTCGTGGGAAGATTCTGATGCGGGAGCATTACGCTTTCCGCTCTATACGCCTTTCCCCGCTTTTGAACAAATCGGTGAAGTGAAAATACAGATGAATGAAGCATTGCTGGATTCACGAGTGCTGAAATCGGCGTTTGAACAGATGCTCATTTTAATTATTCTGATCGCGGTCATTTCAATTTTAATTCTGGTATTGGTTTTACGGGTATTAACTTACCCCGTTCAATCAATCGCAGCGAATCTGCACCGCATCGCTCCCGGCGACGATAATAGCTTGCACTGTCCCAAAGGGCACGAGGAAGATGAAATCGGTAATCTGGTCAATGATATTAACAAGCTGCTTCAATCCGCGCGATATACAATCAAGCAAGAGCAATTTTTGCGAAACCGGGTGGAAAATCTGGAAAAACATTTTCGCTTGATTTTCGAACGCGCCAGCGCCGGCATCTTTCTGCTGGACCGGCATTTCCATCTCAATTCCATCAATCAAGCGTTTAAGGATATTGCCGGTATCGCAATGAAAGAACGGCGCGCGGATAAACTGAAAATTTATTTTCCGGATTTATTTTATGACGTAGCCGTCGTACGAAATTTATTGGAGGAAGTATTAAAAACCGGTAAGCAAGCAGCTTGCGATTTGCGCTTGGCCACATTAACAACCGGCGGAGAGCGTTGGTTGCACTGTTTATTTTCAATTGTCAAAAACGATGACGGCGATAGTCTGATCGAGGGTTTGGTGATTGATGTCACTGAGCGGACCTTCGAAATGGAGCGGATTCTGTTCGAATCGCAGCACGACGCGTTAACGCAGTTATTGAACCGGCGAGCCGGCGAGCAACGGTTGGATGAGATGATACGTAACGCCAACCGCTCCGGCAGTCAAATCTTGTTAATGCTAATCGATCTGGATGGCTTTAAAATCATTAACGACAGCTATGGTCACGAAGCCGGAGACAAAGTATTGGTTGAAGTATCACGACGCATGCAATCGATTATCCGTAAGGAAGATATCTTGATCCGTTTAGGAGGAGATGAATTTGTGATCGGATTTCCAATTAAAGACGGTGGTATTGATGAAAGTGAGCAAGTGGTCAATAAATTGCAGCAACAATTGACGACCGAGATTGTATTGGGCGACGGCCTGCCAGTTGCGATCGGCGCAAGCATCGGTATTGCCTTATTTCCTAGAGACGGCACCGATTTGGGTTCCTTGATGGCGCATGCGGATAACGCAATGTATCAAATGAAAAAGCAAAGAGAAAAACCTGTCAAAAAATTGCTATTATTACCTTAG
- a CDS encoding ABC transporter permease translates to MNIPDTFQFAFRSLTAHRLRTVLSASGIAIGIAAVILLTAIGDGIQRFVLAEFTQFGTNIVTITPGKINTHGGSLGAIGSARLLTIEDAMTLKQSRYAQFTNASVVGNAEIRAQGRSRRVTAYGQGPDFAKAFNMQVEIGQFLPDDDPRNPRAYVVLGAKVRTELFGGANPLGALLQVGGSRFRVIGVMASKGQVLSFDLDDTVFIPTTRALEVFNRQGVMEIQFSYLPDAPVQAVADDIRRILIARHGREDFTVKPQQQMLNTLSTVLSVLKFAVAALGGISLIVGGVGMVTLMHIAVSERISEIGLLTAMGATRAHIRWLFLLESTALSTLGGTTGLLIGAGIAWLLKFLVSGLPVNIPWSFVLGALGLSMLIGLAAGVVPAMRAAKLNPVDALRTE, encoded by the coding sequence ATGAACATCCCCGATACCTTTCAGTTTGCTTTCCGTTCACTGACGGCACACCGCTTACGCACCGTCTTATCGGCTTCCGGAATCGCCATCGGTATCGCTGCAGTTATTCTGTTAACGGCTATCGGCGACGGCATCCAGCGTTTTGTACTGGCGGAATTTACCCAATTCGGCACCAACATCGTCACCATCACGCCTGGAAAAATCAATACTCACGGCGGCTCCCTCGGCGCTATCGGCAGCGCACGGTTACTGACCATCGAAGATGCCATGACGCTGAAACAAAGCCGTTACGCGCAATTTACCAATGCCAGCGTGGTCGGTAATGCCGAAATCCGCGCACAGGGCCGTAGCCGCCGGGTCACCGCATACGGTCAAGGTCCGGATTTCGCCAAGGCGTTCAACATGCAAGTCGAAATCGGCCAATTCCTGCCGGACGACGATCCGCGCAATCCGCGTGCTTATGTGGTGCTTGGCGCGAAAGTCCGCACCGAATTGTTCGGTGGCGCGAATCCACTGGGCGCTTTGCTGCAAGTCGGGGGATCACGCTTCCGCGTCATCGGCGTGATGGCTTCCAAAGGGCAAGTGCTCAGTTTCGATCTGGACGACACGGTTTTCATACCGACCACCCGGGCGTTGGAAGTTTTTAACCGGCAGGGCGTCATGGAAATCCAGTTTTCTTATCTGCCCGATGCGCCGGTACAAGCGGTGGCCGATGACATCCGCCGCATTTTGATTGCCCGCCATGGCCGCGAAGACTTCACCGTCAAACCGCAACAGCAAATGCTGAATACATTATCGACCGTCCTGAGCGTTTTAAAATTCGCGGTCGCAGCCTTGGGCGGCATCTCCCTGATCGTGGGCGGTGTCGGCATGGTGACGCTGATGCATATCGCAGTTTCCGAAAGGATTTCCGAAATCGGCTTGCTCACGGCAATGGGCGCCACCCGTGCGCACATCCGCTGGCTGTTTCTGCTGGAATCGACCGCACTGTCGACACTGGGCGGAACAACGGGATTACTCATCGGTGCAGGTATTGCGTGGTTGCTTAAATTCCTGGTTAGCGGATTACCGGTGAACATTCCATGGAGTTTTGTATTGGGCGCGCTGGGTTTGTCGATGCTGATCGGATTGGCCGCTGGCGTGGTACCGGCGATGCGGGCAGCCAAATTAAATCCGGTCGATGCCTTGCGGACTGAGTGA
- a CDS encoding porin, producing the protein MPVSRSLKISLKFLSLMALTHIGIANSQAVNFSYKNGPRIKSGDGNFELGLNGRGHFDAHWLYPDQENPDYPAFGSQLLHGDAREGFNWRRTYATVTGKIHRVNFKFENDFAINATTAFPHSLREAWVATQLGPGQLTIGQFKPYRGLEEITSSNDITLMERPSTSSTGIYGGRQFLTGIGYRALIRDNLGFGFYVMSLSHFGLPVEGASYGGRMVWLPLDREGQLFHLGLSISRDTANRDSLSARVTDVYGGRQGISQSLGMAGASSGAPDHNSQSTFAAEAAYAAGPWTLQGEYAIARLDNTHLANGHPHDSTIQAFYAQASWFLTGETAVYRKDRGAFGKPQPISKWGALELAGRYDLAENFSQNLNNNPCRTGTSRCQVQIITLGVNWYPYSNVRLMLNYYVTEAMLGHTGHGTPARADHFSVLSFRTQISF; encoded by the coding sequence GTGCCAGTATCCCGAAGCCTGAAAATATCACTCAAATTTTTAAGCCTGATGGCATTGACCCATATCGGCATTGCCAATAGTCAAGCGGTTAATTTCAGCTATAAAAACGGCCCCCGGATCAAATCCGGTGACGGTAATTTTGAACTGGGGCTAAATGGCCGAGGTCACTTTGATGCGCATTGGTTGTATCCGGATCAGGAGAATCCCGATTACCCGGCGTTTGGCAGCCAGTTGCTGCACGGCGATGCCCGCGAAGGTTTCAATTGGCGGAGAACCTATGCCACGGTCACCGGAAAAATTCATCGCGTCAATTTCAAGTTCGAGAACGATTTCGCTATCAATGCCACGACCGCATTTCCGCATAGCCTGCGAGAGGCATGGGTGGCCACTCAATTAGGCCCGGGGCAGCTCACCATCGGTCAATTCAAACCATACCGGGGATTGGAGGAAATCACCAGCTCCAACGATATCACTTTGATGGAACGTCCGTCGACATCATCGACCGGCATATATGGCGGCCGCCAGTTCCTGACCGGTATCGGTTACCGCGCATTGATCCGGGACAATCTGGGATTCGGATTCTATGTCATGAGCTTGTCGCATTTCGGTTTGCCGGTAGAAGGCGCCAGCTATGGCGGACGGATGGTTTGGCTGCCGCTTGATCGAGAAGGACAGCTTTTTCACTTGGGACTTTCGATCAGCCGCGACACCGCCAACCGGGATTCGCTATCGGCCAGAGTCACCGATGTTTACGGCGGACGGCAAGGCATCAGCCAATCCTTGGGCATGGCCGGCGCCAGTTCCGGCGCGCCGGACCATAACAGTCAATCGACATTCGCCGCCGAAGCTGCGTATGCGGCCGGCCCATGGACATTACAAGGTGAATACGCCATTGCCCGACTCGACAATACTCACTTGGCAAACGGTCATCCGCATGATTCTACGATTCAGGCATTCTATGCGCAGGCCAGTTGGTTTCTCACTGGCGAAACCGCGGTCTATCGAAAAGACCGCGGCGCTTTCGGCAAGCCGCAACCGATTAGCAAATGGGGAGCATTGGAGTTAGCGGGACGCTATGACCTCGCGGAAAATTTTTCACAAAACCTCAACAATAATCCTTGCAGAACCGGAACTTCCAGATGCCAGGTGCAAATTATTACGCTGGGAGTCAATTGGTATCCGTATTCCAATGTCCGCCTGATGCTGAATTATTACGTCACCGAGGCAATGCTCGGTCATACGGGTCATGGCACACCGGCGCGCGCTGATCATTTTTCGGTGTTATCTTTCCGCACCCAAATCAGTTTTTAA
- the cheZ gene encoding protein phosphatase CheZ, translating to MNTKSQIEEKIDDVAKATAKPKSRKTIRLADLPPSQTDKDHEENQTATTDKKVIDQIGQMTRNLHDSLRELGYDKRLEAIANEVPEAQDKLTYIASKTEQAAERTLGATEIAMPIQEKLSANAIHLSTQWKQALETQQNNPDTEKFKTLLIDTLQFLDNIPEQTNATNAQLLEIMMAQDFQDLTGQVIKKVTHMVQSLEKDLIDLLLANVPNKISPTDEGLLNGPVTNPEKRNDIVSSQDQVDDLLASLGF from the coding sequence ATGAATACAAAATCCCAAATTGAAGAAAAAATCGATGATGTTGCTAAAGCAACCGCCAAACCAAAATCAAGAAAAACTATCCGGCTAGCGGATCTGCCGCCTTCACAAACTGATAAAGATCATGAAGAAAACCAAACGGCAACAACTGATAAAAAGGTCATTGATCAGATTGGGCAAATGACCAGGAATCTGCATGACAGTTTACGTGAATTGGGTTATGACAAGCGTCTCGAGGCGATCGCCAATGAAGTTCCCGAAGCCCAGGACAAATTAACGTATATTGCAAGCAAAACCGAGCAAGCAGCCGAACGCACACTCGGTGCTACTGAAATAGCAATGCCGATACAAGAAAAACTTTCAGCCAATGCGATTCATTTATCTACACAGTGGAAACAAGCGTTAGAAACACAACAAAATAACCCTGATACGGAGAAATTTAAAACTCTTCTAATCGACACACTCCAGTTCCTGGATAACATTCCGGAACAAACCAATGCAACTAATGCTCAATTGCTTGAAATTATGATGGCGCAAGACTTTCAAGACTTGACTGGCCAAGTCATTAAAAAAGTTACCCATATGGTACAAAGCTTAGAAAAAGATCTGATCGATCTGTTGCTTGCAAATGTTCCAAACAAAATTTCACCAACTGATGAAGGCCTTCTGAATGGTCCTGTAACAAATCCTGAGAAAAGAAATGATATTGTTTCTAGTCAGGATCAAGTTGATGACTTGCTTGCGAGCCTTGGCTTTTAG
- the cheY gene encoding chemotaxis response regulator CheY — MPDKNLKFLVVDDFSTMRRIVRNLLKELGFVNVDEAEDGAVALRKLQDGNFDFIVSDWNMPNMDGLTMLQNVRANEALKKIPVLMVTAEAKKENIIAAAQAGASGYIVKPFTAAVLEEKLNKIFQNMEAKVSAKA; from the coding sequence ATGCCTGACAAAAATTTAAAATTCTTAGTTGTGGATGATTTTTCTACAATGCGTAGAATTGTTCGCAACCTTCTAAAAGAACTTGGTTTTGTCAATGTTGATGAGGCTGAAGATGGCGCAGTCGCATTACGGAAATTACAAGATGGCAATTTTGATTTTATTGTCTCTGATTGGAATATGCCAAACATGGATGGTTTAACAATGCTCCAAAATGTACGCGCCAACGAAGCGCTAAAGAAGATCCCTGTACTCATGGTCACTGCTGAGGCCAAAAAAGAAAATATCATCGCTGCTGCGCAAGCAGGGGCAAGTGGTTATATCGTAAAACCTTTTACAGCTGCAGTTCTCGAAGAGAAGCTGAATAAAATATTCCAGAATATGGAAGCCAAAGTTTCTGCAAAAGCTTAA
- a CDS encoding hotdog fold thioesterase, whose amino-acid sequence MGSIWFKEYSVDYLEGLRNANMGEHIGIRFIELGSDFLKGRMPVDKRTTQPFGILHGGASCVLSETLGSVSGWMTIDPEKYRAVGLELNINHIRAVTQGHVIGICTPLHTGRRTQVWQTDILEEATGKRVAISRLTLAIIDQGTLSAQKEHVIVDRAAHK is encoded by the coding sequence ATGGGCAGTATTTGGTTTAAAGAATATTCCGTTGATTATTTGGAAGGTTTGCGGAATGCTAATATGGGTGAGCATATCGGTATCCGTTTTATTGAGCTTGGCTCCGATTTCTTGAAAGGAAGAATGCCGGTAGATAAGCGGACAACGCAGCCTTTTGGTATTTTGCATGGTGGTGCAAGCTGTGTTTTATCTGAAACATTGGGCAGTGTCTCGGGTTGGATGACGATTGATCCTGAAAAATATCGAGCGGTTGGTTTGGAATTGAATATCAATCATATTCGTGCAGTAACTCAGGGTCATGTCATAGGTATTTGCACGCCGCTACATACCGGCCGGCGTACTCAAGTCTGGCAGACAGATATACTGGAAGAAGCTACCGGGAAGCGCGTGGCGATTTCGCGGTTGACATTGGCGATCATTGATCAAGGAACGTTAAGCGCTCAAAAAGAGCATGTGATCGTTGATAGGGCGGCGCACAAGTAA